The DNA region TGGCAGGACCGTGCCACGGGGCGCTCCTACGCCCTCGTCAGCCGGCGCAACACCACCGAGCTCGCACTGCTCGAACTGCGGCCGACGGCTTCGGGCACGGTCGGCTACCGCGTGGTGCGCAAGCTCGCGCTCCCGTCGTCCTTCCGGCTCCCGGACGGCACCTCCTGGACCCCGTGCGGCGAGCCGGGCGAGGGCCCGCAGGTCGAGGGCATGGTGGTGGACCCTGCCGACGGCACCCTCTACGCCGGTCAGGAGGACGTCGGCATCTGGCGGATCCCGGCGGCGCTGGACGGGAAGCCGGTCCTGGTGGACAAGGTCCGCGAGTACGGCGTCCCGGGGGCGTACGACCCGCTGACCGAGGAGTGCGAGGCCGGTTCGGACCCCGGCTTCGGCGGGAAGCGGCTGGCGGCGGACGTCGAGGGCCTGACCCTCTACCAGGAGCCGGACGGCGACGGCTACCTCATGGCCTCCAGCCAGGGTGACAGCACCTTCGCCCTGTACGACCGCGAGATCTCCGAGGACAACGAGTACGAGGGCGGGTTCCGGATCACCGGCGCCTCCGCCGACCTGGACGGCAGCGAGGAGTGCGACGGCGCCGCCGTGCTCAACGCGCCGCTCGGCTCCCGCTACCCGCGCGGTCTGCTCGTCGTCCAGGACGGACACGAGACCTCCGCCTCCGGTGGTGAGGAGGACCGGGAGGCGACCGGTTTCACGTTCGTCGACCTGGGTGCGGTGGCCGACGCCGCGGACATGTAGGGGACGGGCCGGGCCCCCTGCCGCCGGTACCGCGTCGTCGCACATCGCATAGGCTCGCCGACGATATGAAGAACTACCTCTCGCCCCTGGGACCCAAGGCGGACAAGGACACCGTACGGCGTCACAACCTGAGCCTCGTGCTGCGTGCGGTGCGGGACGAGGGCGAGGCCGGCGAGGCCACCAGGGCGGGGGTCTCGGCCCGGGTGGGTCTCACCCGGGCCGCGGTGTCCTCCCTGGTCGAGCAGTTGCTGGACAGCGGCTTCCTCACGGAGTCGGGCAAGACGTTCAGCGGGCAGGCGGGGCGCCCCGGCACGGCCCTCAAGGTCGCGCGCACCGGCCCGGCCGGGCTCGGCGTGGAGATCAACATCGATTACGTCTCGGTCTGCGTCGTGGACCTGGCCGGCACCGGCCGGGTCCGGCAGACCGAGCACCTGGACAACCGCGGCTCCGCGCCCGGCGACGTGCTGGCCAGGGCGGCCGGCATCGCCGCGCGCACCCTCGGCTCGGCGCGCGAGCAGGGCCTGTACCCGGTCGGGGCGGCACTCGCGCTGCCGGGCCTCGTCTCGGGCGGTACGGTGCGCCAGGCGCCGAACCTGGGCTGGAACCAGGTGGCGGCCGAGGACTTGTTCGCCGAGGCCCTCGCCGGGCTGTGCCCCGGTTCGCCCGCACTGCCCGTGCGCTCGGAGAACGAGGCGAATCTGGCGGCGCTGGCGGAACTGTGGTTCGGCGGGCTCGACGCGGTGCGCAGCTTCCTCTACCTGACGGGCGAGATCGGTGTCGGTGGCGCCCTGGTCCTCGACGGCCGGCTGCTGCGCGGGGCGCACGGCTTCGCGGGGGAGATCGGGCACGTGGTGGTGGATCCGGCGGGGCCGGAGTGCCGGTGCGGTTCGCGCGGCTGCCTCGAGCAGTACGCGGGTCAGACGGCGCTGCTGCGAGCGGCCGGCGTCGACGAGGCCGGCGGCGGGGCCGCCGGGGTGATGGAGCTGGAGCGGCGCGCGCGGGCCGGGGACGCCCGGGCGGTCGCCGCGGTGGCCGGGGCGGGCCGGATGCTCGGGCAGGTCCTGTCCGGTGCGGTCAACCTGTTCGACCCGGACGCGGTGGTACTGGGCGGGATCTACCGGGGCCTGATGCCGTGGCTCTCGCCTCCCGCAGACGAGGAACTGACGGGCCGGGTGGTCTCCGGGCTCTGGTCCCCGGGCAGCGGCCGGCTGCGCGCGTCGTCCGTCGCGGGTGACGCGGCGCGGGGTGCGGCGGCCCTCGTGGTGCAGGACGTCCTGGCGGACCCGGTGGCGTACGCGCGGCCCGCGCCGGTGGAGGCCTAGGTGTTCTGTCCAGGGAGGTTGTGGACGGGCCCACGACAGGGGTACGGGGCGGGTCGGCCCGTACCCCTGTCGCCGCCGGATCAGCGGACGCCGAGGAGGTGGTCCATGGCGAGCTGGTCGAGGGCTTCGAAGGCCATGGAGCGTGTCGCGGCGGCGTCCACGTCGAAGTCCTCGTAGGCGGTGCGGTCGGCGAGGAGGCTCTTGAGGCCGTCGTCGGCGGTGGGGCGGGCGAGTTCGTGCAGGCGGGAGGCGGTGAGGGCGTCCTGGACGGCGGGGTCGGCGCGGAAGGCGGCGGCGCGTTCCTTGAGGATGAGGTAGTTGCGCATGCAGTTCTTCGCGGATTCCCAGACGCCGTCGATGCCGTCGGTGCGTACGGGCTTGAAGTCGAAGTGGCGGGGGCCTTCGTAGCCGGCGGTCTCCAGGAGGTCGACGAGCCAGAAGGCCTGGCGCAGGTCGCC from Streptomyces sp. B1I3 includes:
- a CDS encoding ROK family protein; protein product: MKNYLSPLGPKADKDTVRRHNLSLVLRAVRDEGEAGEATRAGVSARVGLTRAAVSSLVEQLLDSGFLTESGKTFSGQAGRPGTALKVARTGPAGLGVEINIDYVSVCVVDLAGTGRVRQTEHLDNRGSAPGDVLARAAGIAARTLGSAREQGLYPVGAALALPGLVSGGTVRQAPNLGWNQVAAEDLFAEALAGLCPGSPALPVRSENEANLAALAELWFGGLDAVRSFLYLTGEIGVGGALVLDGRLLRGAHGFAGEIGHVVVDPAGPECRCGSRGCLEQYAGQTALLRAAGVDEAGGGAAGVMELERRARAGDARAVAAVAGAGRMLGQVLSGAVNLFDPDAVVLGGIYRGLMPWLSPPADEELTGRVVSGLWSPGSGRLRASSVAGDAARGAAALVVQDVLADPVAYARPAPVEA
- a CDS encoding phytase, whose protein sequence is MHRSPRLAATALLGTALVTLVPLSPAHAHTLPAVPATAETAPLYDDEAGGNADADDPAIWRNAPAPERSLVVATAKEGGLRVYGLDAGLVQSVPAPAPAAEGDAPGRFNNVDLVTGLRTPAGRSDVAVVSDRGNDRLRIYRIDPSQPGGPLKDVTDPAAAPVFSAGQAEINDQRTAYGLAAWQDRATGRSYALVSRRNTTELALLELRPTASGTVGYRVVRKLALPSSFRLPDGTSWTPCGEPGEGPQVEGMVVDPADGTLYAGQEDVGIWRIPAALDGKPVLVDKVREYGVPGAYDPLTEECEAGSDPGFGGKRLAADVEGLTLYQEPDGDGYLMASSQGDSTFALYDREISEDNEYEGGFRITGASADLDGSEECDGAAVLNAPLGSRYPRGLLVVQDGHETSASGGEEDREATGFTFVDLGAVADAADM